TTGGCTCTGGCGCACATCTCGTGATCGAGATCGACACCCGAGGTGCTGCGGCTGGCCTCATGCCAGGAGGACCCGCTTGCGGAGCAGGTCGAAGCTGGCGCGGCCATACATCTGCCGCTTGAGCATCTTGATCCGGTTCACGTTGCCCTCCACCGGCCCGGAGCTGTAGGGCAAGCTCAGCCCGTTGCTCACCGCCTGGTGGTCGCGTCGCAGACCAGTGGTGAAGGAGTGCAGGCCAGGCAGGTCGTCGGCCTCCACCGCGGCGATCCAGCCGTCGAGCCGGTTGCCACGCAGGCCGGCCATGATCTCGGCGAACGCCGCCACGTGCCCGCTGGCGGCGTCCAGGTGCGGGCAGCGGGCAAGGACCTCCTTCAACCTGGTCTGCTCCTCAGCCTCCAGCGCGTCGGGGCGGCGCATGATCCAGCCGCTGACCTCGCGCACGGTCGGCGGGGTGGGGCCGGGTGGCGGCATGGGCCGCCCGTGGCGGAACGGTCGTAGGTAGCGGCGCACGGTCTGGTCGCTGCCCGAGTAGCCCTGCGCCTTGATCTCGGTGGTGAGCACGGCGGCGTCGGTGCAGCCCTGGTTCCAGCGTTGGTGCAGGTAGGCGGTGAACCCGTCCAGGACGCTGGCCCGTTCGGCGGTCTTGGTCAGCAGCTCGTCCAGGCTGCTGGCGTGGGCGAACCGGCGGACGGTCTGGACGTCCAGGTGCAGGCTGCGGGAGATCGCCGAGATCGACTCGCCGTGGGCGCGCAGCTCCTGGACTGCCGCGTAGCGCTGGGTGGTCCGGGTCACGATCTTCTTCTCCGGCGGTGCCGTTGCTGGCGATGGGGCCAGATCGGCCGGCGGCGGGGTGGGGGGCGGTGGCTCGGCAAGGGGCTCCCGCAGGCAGCCACGGTGGCCAAGCACCGTCCTTTCGACACCCTTGGCGAGGTTGTGCCACAGGTGCCAGCGATCGGCGACCTGCTGGGCCGCTGGCGCGCCGGTGCGGGCGCCGTCGGCGTAGGCACCAGCCCGGTCACGGCAGATCACCTGGGTGCCGGGATGCTCGGTGAGCCAGGCAGCAAACGTCTGCGCTTCTCGGTCTTGGAGCAGGTCGATGGGCCGGTGGGTGGCCATGTCCACCAGCACGGTGCCGTAGGCGCGGCCGCGGCGAAACGCGAAGTCGTCCACGCCGAGCACGGCCACTTCGCCGACCTCGGGGTCGGGCAGCGCGCGCAGCAGCCGCAGCAGCGCGTCGCGGCTTGCTGGCAGCCCCAGCCGGCCGGCCAGCCGTGTCCCGGCGCGGCCGGCCAGCGCCAGGGCGACCTGCTCCAGCAGCGCGCGCAGCAGCGGGGTGCGCCGAGCGTAGCGGGTGGTCAGCCCCGGGAGCTGCTCGGTGAATGTCCTCGCTGGGCAGTCGGGGTCCTCGCAGAAGAACCGGCGCACCCCAAGGCGGAGCACCACCCGCCGGCTGCCCGCTGCCGCGTCGGCGAGCCGGCGCTGGTAGCGGCTGTGCACCCTGGCCGAGGCGCGGCCACACCGGGGACAGGTGGCCGAGGTTGTGCGGGCGTGTGCCCAAACATGCACGGCGTGTTCGACCTGCTGGACCTGCTCGACCGCAACGGCGGCCAGGTGCGGTAGAAGGCCGTCAAGACCCTGGTCATCACATAGCGGCCAAGATCACCAGCCTGCCCACCGATCCGGCGACGGTTCCATCACGAGATGTGCGCCAGAGCCGCGAACTTCGGGGATGACGATCATCGAAGTTCGGGTCCTGTTGAGCTCTTGAGGCTCCTGCGTGCGGGTCCTGCCCGCATGGCAAGGGCCCCTTCAGCATGCCGGGCGACCAAGCACCGGAGCGCCGAAGGGGCCACCGAGATGATGACGCAGGAGGAGTTCATGGACGTGGTGGCGTTGCGCCGCCAGGGCTGGACGATCACCGACATCGCCGCCGCGGTCGGCCGCCACCCCGACACGGTGGCCAAGTGGCTCAAGGCCGGTGGGCCGCCGGCCCGCCGGCAGGTCGTCGAGACGGTGATCGACCAGCGCTGGGCCAGGCGGATCGAGGAGCTGCTGGGCCGCAACCGCAACCTGCTGGCCAGCTCGGTGTATCGGCTGCTGGTGGCCGAGGGCTTCCCAGCCAGCTACCCGACGCTGGTGCGCCACCTGCGGAGCGTGCGCGGCCCGCGGCGGGGCCGGACCAGCAGCGCGACGGTGCCGATCGAGACCGCGCCGGGTGAGGAGGCGCAGGCCGACTGGTCGGACTGTTCGGACTGGGGCGAGCGCTTCGGCCTGGGCCCGCTGCACTGTTTCGGGGCGATCCTGTGCTGGTCGCGCCGCCGCTTCTGGTGGTTCGCCTCCTCGGTCGATCGGGCCCACTCCCTGGAGGGCCTGGTCCGGTTCTTCGAGGACGCCGGTGGCGTGCCTGGGCGGGTGCGGATCGACAACATGGGCGCGCTGGTCGCTCGCGCGCACCCGCGGCTGGTGCTGCACCCGCCGGCGCGGGAGTTCGCCGCCGCCCATGGCTTCGGCTTTGCGGGCTGTTGGCCTGGTGACGCCGCCCGCAAGGGCAAGGTCGAGCGGCCCTTCCGCGAGCTCAAGGAGGCCCTGCTTGAGGAGCTGGTGCTGGACCCGCCCGGCTCGGTCGGCGAGCTGAACACCCGCGCCGCGGCGTGGCTGGCGGCGGTCGTCGACGTCCGGCCCCACCGGGTGACCGGCGAGCCGCCCGCCGACCGGCTGGCCCGCGAGCGGCCGCTGCTGGCGCCGCTGCCACGGCTGCGCTACGACACCGCCCGACGCGAGCCGCGCCGGGTCGGCCGGGTGCCGCTGGTCGAGTGCGACGGCGCCTCCTACTCGGTCCCGCCTGAGCTTGCCGGGCAGCTGGTCGAGGTGCGCCAGCCGGTCGCCGCGACCACGCTGGAGATCCGCTCGGGCGGCCAGGTCGTGGCCCGCCACACGCTCGTTGCGGCCGGCCAGACCGCCTGGGACCCAGCGCACCGGGCCGCGGTCGAACGCCTGGCCCTTGGTCGCCGCCGACCGGCCCGCCACCTGCGGTCGGTGGCCGACCCGCCGCCGCCGTGCAC
The Actinomycetes bacterium genome window above contains:
- a CDS encoding ISL3 family transposase translates to MHVWAHARTTSATCPRCGRASARVHSRYQRRLADAAAGSRRVVLRLGVRRFFCEDPDCPARTFTEQLPGLTTRYARRTPLLRALLEQVALALAGRAGTRLAGRLGLPASRDALLRLLRALPDPEVGEVAVLGVDDFAFRRGRAYGTVLVDMATHRPIDLLQDREAQTFAAWLTEHPGTQVICRDRAGAYADGARTGAPAAQQVADRWHLWHNLAKGVERTVLGHRGCLREPLAEPPPPTPPPADLAPSPATAPPEKKIVTRTTQRYAAVQELRAHGESISAISRSLHLDVQTVRRFAHASSLDELLTKTAERASVLDGFTAYLHQRWNQGCTDAAVLTTEIKAQGYSGSDQTVRRYLRPFRHGRPMPPPGPTPPTVREVSGWIMRRPDALEAEEQTRLKEVLARCPHLDAASGHVAAFAEIMAGLRGNRLDGWIAAVEADDLPGLHSFTTGLRRDHQAVSNGLSLPYSSGPVEGNVNRIKMLKRQMYGRASFDLLRKRVLLA
- the istA gene encoding IS21 family transposase encodes the protein MMTQEEFMDVVALRRQGWTITDIAAAVGRHPDTVAKWLKAGGPPARRQVVETVIDQRWARRIEELLGRNRNLLASSVYRLLVAEGFPASYPTLVRHLRSVRGPRRGRTSSATVPIETAPGEEAQADWSDCSDWGERFGLGPLHCFGAILCWSRRRFWWFASSVDRAHSLEGLVRFFEDAGGVPGRVRIDNMGALVARAHPRLVLHPPAREFAAAHGFGFAGCWPGDAARKGKVERPFRELKEALLEELVLDPPGSVGELNTRAAAWLAAVVDVRPHRVTGEPPADRLARERPLLAPLPRLRYDTARREPRRVGRVPLVECDGASYSVPPELAGQLVEVRQPVAATTLEIRSGGQVVARHTLVAAGQTAWDPAHRAAVERLALGRRRPARHLRSVADPPPPCTAELDLGPGDYQVATPDLSVRYDLDGGERP